From the genome of Ananas comosus cultivar F153 linkage group 16, ASM154086v1, whole genome shotgun sequence, one region includes:
- the LOC109722092 gene encoding vegetative cell wall protein gp1-like, which produces MRDGFVANREPFRAKRNARFDASVVLIALLTPAAPAIPAPPCPARARVPAAAEQPRPPETACSQYSSSLGPPHHRFKLGAWRGLLARAPPSPGRDLPQAPSPAGPGHPRASPEPPEEAAANRVCPDPSQAELRLRALGPHFPCGQAPLSTPATSSNPARASPAVPAPRRPPPRSPAAARVLCGPTLEPRHSRALPLPSEVSTTSPLVSGTGSSPPRPPPVAASPPASSSPRGSVRARSPPPRHRLLPAAGQHLPRTSPTCCSHHRPERPPPDRRRPSLAPTAPVRSLRLRLRETVSALYRWVLRSDVGTVVHAR; this is translated from the exons ATGAGGgatggttttgtcgcaaatcgggaACCTTTTCGggcgaaacgaaatgctagattcgatgcctctgTCGTACTGATCGCGCTG CTAACCCCAGCCGCCCCTGCCATCCCAGCACCTCCCTGCCCTGCCCGTGCTCGcgttccggccgccgccgagcagccccggccgccggaaacagCCTGCAGCCAATATTCCTCCTCTCTTGGACCACCTCACCACCGGTTTAAGCTTGGTGCTTGGAGAGGCCTGTTAGCCCGAGCACCACCTTCCCCTGGTCGAGACCTTCCTCAGGCGCCCTCCCCCGCCGGCCCCGGCCACCCCCGAGCGTCGCCGGAGCCGCCGGAAGAGGCTGCAGCCAACCGGGTCTGCCCAGACCCGAGCCAGGCCGAGCTCAGGTTGCGGGCCTTGGGACCGCACTTCCCCTGCGGCCAAGCCCCCCTGTCGACCCCGGCGACCTCCAGCAACCCGGCGCGCGCGTCCCCGGCCGTCCCCGcgccccgccggccgccgccaagGTCTCCCGCCGCCGCTCGGGTCCTGTGCGGGCCGACCTTGGAGCCGCGCCACTCCCGAGCGCTGCCGTTGCCCTCTGAGGTGAGCACCACCTCCCCCTTGGTCTCAGGCACCGGATcatcgccgccccgacctcccccggtcgccgcctcgccgccggcaaGCTCCAGCCCGAGAGGAAGTGTGCGGgcccgatctccgccgccgcgccaccggctgctgcccgccgccggccagcacctccCCCGGACCTCCCCGACCTGCTGCTCCCATCACCGGCCGGAGCGCCCGCCGCCCGATCGCCGGCGGCCATCCCTAGCTCCCACAGCTCCG gtccggtcgctTCGTCTCCGCCTTCGCGAGACCGTTTCAGCtttatacaggtgggtacttcgatccgacgtcggtacagtggtgcacgctcggtga
- the LOC109722273 gene encoding trihelix transcription factor ASIL2-like has protein sequence MEGRETRGPPNPALPYREDCWSEGETSALVEAWGDRYLELNRGNLRQKHWQEVADAVNSRRGAAVSAGAGGGGGGGGGRRPPRTDVQCKNRIDTLKKKYKVEKARIADSAGALHSPWPFYARLDALIGSSTPPAAPHSSASASASASAAPKKPSSSPPFALPLPFHRKGFRKAAAAAAAAAADDDEDEESGSSSRSLSSRSKLGKRRRGRERDDGDGIRELARAIERFAEIYERVEGAKQRQMMELEKQRMEFAKGLEFQRMQIFVDSQVQLEKIKRSKRADAGEPIRSVAALHFLSTPRFFG, from the coding sequence atggaggggAGGGAGACGAGGGGGCCGCCGAACCCGGCGCTGCCGTACAGGGAGGATTGCTGGAGCGAGGGGGAGACGTCGGCGTTGGTGGAGGCGTGGGGCGACCGGTACCTCGAGCTGAACAGGGGGAACCTCCGCCAGAAGCACTGGCAGGAGGTCGCCGACGCCGTCAACTCCCGCCGCGGCGCCGCCGTCTCCGCCGgagccggaggaggaggaggaggagggggagggagacGGCCGCCGCGCACCGACGTGCAGTGCAAGAACCGGATCGACACCCTCAAGAAGAAGTACAAGGTCGAGAAGGCCCGCATCGCCGACTCCGCCGGCGCCCTCCATAGCCCCTGGCCCTTCTACGCCCGCCTCGACGCCCTCATCGGCTCCTCCACACCCCCCGCCGCCCCTCACTCCTCCGcatccgcctccgcctccgcctccgccgcccctaAAAagccctcctcctcccctcccttCGCCCTCCCCCTGCCCTTCCACCGCAAGGGCTTCCGCAaggcggccgccgccgccgcggcggccgcggccgacgacgacgaggacgaggagTCCGGATCGTCGTCGAGGTCGCTTTCCTCGCGGTCGAAGTTGGGGaagcggaggagggggagggagcGGGACGATGGGGACGGGATCCGGGAGCTGGCGAGGGCGATCGAGAGGTTCGCGGAGATCTACGAACGGGTGGAGGGGGCGAAGCAGCGGCAGATGATGGAGCTGGAGAAGCAGCGGATGGAGTTCGCCAAGGGGCTGGAGTTCCAGCGGATGCAGATCTTCGTCGACTCGCAGGTCCAGCTCGAGAAGATCAAGCGCTCCAAGCGGGCGGACGCCGGGGAGCCGATTAGATCCGTCGCTGCCCTTCATTTCCTTTCTACCCCGCGGTTCTTTGGATGA
- the LOC109722093 gene encoding transcription factor bHLH137-like — MGEVRQCSTTDTVLDRFSVRRTNISTTPRVGRWVRRATEERRREERRRHCRRRPSPRRAAALRGQATDPHSIIERLRRERIAERMKALQELVPNANKIDPNLLTM, encoded by the exons ATGGG GGAGGTGAGGCAGTGCTCTACAACGGATACGGTGCTGGATCGCTTCAGCGTGCGGCGCACCAACATTTCCACCACCCCAAg GGTGGGGCGATGGGTGCGCAGAGCTACGGAGGAGCGCCGCCgagaggagcggcggcggcactGCCGCCGCAGGCCATCGCCTCGTCGGGCAGCGGCGCTGCGGGGACAAGCCACTGACCCTCACAGCATCATAGAACGA CTTCGCAGGGAGAGAATCGCGGAGCGAATGAAGGCCCTTCAAGAATTAGTCCCTAACGCCAACAAG ATTGATCCCAATCTACTTACCATGTAA
- the LOC109722091 gene encoding uncharacterized protein LOC109722091, whose protein sequence is MKGERLSSPLRLRRLPPRPISAASADAAANADADHRLVVSGGGRLAGHVGVSGSKNAALAVLAGALCCSSGAFALRGVPDLSDTRTMAAVLRSLGARVEEHGGGEVVVDAGAVTSVEPDSEAIGRIRAGFFVLGPLVARFGEAEVALPGGCRIGARPIDLYLRGLAALGAVVQLRHGKVRVEAANGKGLVGGQFHLDYPSVGATETLMTAASLADGVTILSNVAREPEVADLAKFLVTCGAQIEGAGTSTLVINGKKRLHGAEFTIIPDRIEAGTLMVAAAITRSCISLSPVIPGHLTSIMDKLSAAGCKIIQKGRHILEVSALSSPNNGDLQGFYLKTLPYPGFPTDLQPQFMALLTTCSGLSVVEESVFENRMHHVKELQKLGARIRLSGSSAFIQGKRHRSAALSGCPVEAADLRGGAALVLAGMAVEGVTEISGVSHIDRGYENFEAKLLSLGANIERKVEHQQQLMTGIA, encoded by the exons ATGAAGGGAGAGAGGCTCAG ctcccccctccgcctccgccgcctccctccgcgGCCCATCTCCGCAgcctccgccgacgccgccgctaACGCCGACGCAGACCACCGCCTCGTCGTCTCCGGCGGCGGCCGCCTCGCCGGCCACGTCGGCGTCAGCGGCTCCAAGAACGCCGCCCTCGCCGTCCTCGCCGGCGCCCTCTGCTGCTCCTCCGGCGCCTTCGCGCTCCGCGGGGTCCCCGACCTCTCCGACACCCGCACCATGGCCGCGGTGCTCCGCTCCCTCGGGGCGCGCGTGGAGGAGCACGGCGGCGGGGAGGTCGTCGTCGACGCGGGCGCCGTGACCTCGGTGGAGCCCGATTCGGAAGCGATTGGGAGGATCCGCGCCGGGTTCTTCGTGCTGGGACCGCTCGTGGCGCGCTTCGGCGAGGCGGAGGTGGCGCTCCCGGGCGGGTGCAGGATCGGGGCGCGGCCGATCGATCTTTACCTCCGCGGCCTCGCCGCGCTCGGCGCCGTCGTCCAATTGAG GCATGGGAAAGTTCGTGTCGAGGCAGCGAATGGGAAAGGACTTGTCGGAGGTCAATTTCATCTTGATTATCCTAGCGTCGGAGCAACCGAAACTCTAATGACGGCAGCTTCTTTGGCTGATGGAGTGACTATACTCTCTAACGTAGCTCGA GAGCCTGAAGTTGCTGACCTTGCTAAGTTTCTTGTTACCTGTGGCGCACAAATTGAAGGGGCTGGGACAAGCACACTTGTTATTAATGGTAAAAAGCGTTTACATGGCGCTGAATTCACTATAATCCCTGATAGGATAGAAGCTGGTACATTAATGGTAGCTGCAGCAATTACACGCTCTTGTATTTCATTGTCTCCTGTGATCCCTGGTCATTTAACTAGTATTATGGACAAGCTTTCTGCTGCTGGTTGCAAGATTATTCAGAAGGGACGTCATATTCTTGAG GTATCTGCTCTGAGTTCGCCAAATAATGGAGACCTTCAAGGGTTTTATCTGAAAACGCTTCCGTATCCTGGGTTCCCTACCGATCTCCAGCCTCAGTTCATGGCGTTACTAACAACGTGTAGTGGGTTAAGTGTCGTGGAAGAATCTGTCTTTGAGAATCGTATGCATCACG TGAAAGAGCTTCAGAAACTCGGCGCCAGAATCAGACTCTCCGGAAGTTCGGCATTTATCCAAGGAAAAAGGCACAGAAG CGCTGCGCTTTCTGGCTGCCCAGTTGAGGCCGCCGATTTGAGAGGCGGGGCGGCCCTCGTTCTAGCAGGAATGGCGGTGGAAGGGGTGACCGAGATCAGCGGCGTGTCTCATATCGATAGAGGCTATGAAAATTTCGAAGCCAAGCTTCTTTCTCTGGGAGCAAatatagagagaaaggtagAGCACCAGCAGCAGCTCATGACAGGAATTGCTTGA